A window from Lactiplantibacillus pentosus encodes these proteins:
- a CDS encoding Fic/DOC family protein, translating to MKRWEDYLQPNGTLRNLLNITDAEILHQLEYDYTIDRQKALAVADYKLPDGYQLTGRKIEEMKLINAYLLDKIYDWAGHYREVDFNKTANGVVTFFHPVALFGNAELDIQRQLDDYAQLPDDREKIAQALGSLVTEINMFHPFREGNGRTTRLFTAVLARQHGFEINYTQEQQAAYMRASVADDAALMGQVFLAVLEG from the coding sequence ATGAAGCGCTGGGAAGATTACCTACAACCAAATGGCACATTGCGGAATCTGTTAAATATTACGGATGCAGAGATTCTCCATCAACTTGAGTATGATTATACGATTGATAGGCAGAAAGCGTTGGCTGTTGCAGACTATAAACTACCAGATGGTTATCAGTTGACCGGACGTAAGATTGAAGAAATGAAGCTAATCAATGCTTATTTACTGGATAAAATTTACGATTGGGCCGGCCACTATCGCGAAGTTGATTTCAACAAAACGGCGAACGGAGTCGTCACGTTTTTTCATCCCGTCGCCCTGTTCGGCAATGCCGAATTAGATATTCAGCGCCAACTCGACGATTATGCACAATTGCCCGACGACCGTGAAAAAATCGCCCAGGCGTTAGGCAGTCTCGTGACTGAAATCAATATGTTTCATCCGTTCCGTGAAGGTAATGGACGGACGACCCGGCTATTCACGGCCGTTTTAGCGCGGCAACATGGCTTCGAGATCAATTATACTCAGGAACAACAAGCCGCTTATATGCGCGCCTCAGTGGCGGATGATGCAGCACTGATGGGCCAGGTGTTTTTGGCGGTGTTGGAAGGGTAA
- a CDS encoding helix-turn-helix domain-containing protein produces the protein MKSTAATLKQIRQHYRISQAQLAKLLNTSVRTVQHWEQADYQPSGAAVRLIQILAADDAVLPALTQFKEDDQIMYLEHDDQKLTIMDVPFRNRKEYRATLNAIISNMYEGFEPTKFDIQMAQRSYVEGSPTVQEMLDQILNEKSATSK, from the coding sequence ATGAAATCGACAGCGGCAACGCTCAAACAAATTCGGCAACATTACCGAATTAGTCAAGCCCAACTGGCGAAGCTACTCAACACATCAGTTCGAACGGTGCAACACTGGGAACAAGCAGACTATCAACCAAGTGGCGCCGCGGTGCGCTTGATTCAAATTTTGGCAGCGGATGATGCAGTTTTGCCTGCATTGACACAATTCAAGGAGGACGATCAAATTATGTATCTAGAACACGATGACCAAAAACTGACGATTATGGACGTGCCATTTCGGAATCGCAAGGAGTATCGGGCAACTCTGAATGCCATTATCAGTAATATGTATGAGGGCTTTGAACCAACGAAGTTTGATATTCAGATGGCACAACGTTCATATGTTGAAGGCTCTCCAACTGTTCAGGAGATGCTAGACCAGATTTTGAATGAAAAATCGGCTACCAGCAAATGA